AAAGAACCCGTAGAGCCAGAGTTGGGGATATAGCGGTCGCCAATAGAGGTCGCTCACGACGGCATCGGCGATTCCGTTCAGGATCGGCTCTACCAAGAGAGGCACCAACGGCGGATCTCCGTAATAGCGGATGTCGCCGTCGATCAGGCAGACGATTTCGCCATCGGTCGCCGCAAGGCCAGCGCTGACCGCAGCTCCCTTGCCAGTTGGCGCTTCAACTACGCGAGCACCCGCCGACGCTGCGATTTCGGCGGTGGCGTCGGTGCATCCGCTGGCGCTCACAAGGACGTCCAATGGGAGCCCTAGTGAATCCAGTCCTTCGCGAACCTCTTCCACCACCTCCCCGATGGTCTCCGCCTCATTGTGGGCTGGAATGACGACACTGACAGATACAACTTCTTTCTTCAGTGTCCGCTCTGGCGTCAACTCCAGGCCGAGGGCGGGGTTGATCGTGGGCCGTTCCACTGTCACTGGTCCTCGTCTCGCTCGTATCGGGGGTAGTTGGCCGGCCACCGCGTCAGATGCTCGGTGAAGTGAATCTCTGTCCGGTCTGCCGGATACGTTGCATCCGAGATTTCGACTACGCGATCGTCGATATCGATCGACCTGCTACGCACCTGAAGCAGTGGAACTCCCGGCTCCATTCCCCACACTTGCCGATCCGCGGTCGTGGGCTGTATTGCGATAACCGACCGCTCAAACCGACCCAATTCGATTCCGACCGTGTAGAGCTGATGCTGGTGCCCTCCGGGCCATGGCTCTTTGTCTTCGTCCAGAAGATCCGGGTTTCCCTCAATGAGAGTAAGTGGAATATGTGAGACGCTCCACGTCACACGGTGCCCCGTCGCCTTGTCGGTCATCTCGTATGCGCGGCGGACAAGGGTTGCTCCGGGCTCAATCTGAAACTCGGCCGCCAAGTCTTCCGACGCGGGAACTTGCGAGTAGCGATGGCTTGAGTCGAGCTGTTCTATCGGAATTCCCGCTGTCATCTCGATAGCGCCGCGCACTTTCCTCTCTTCGGTCGGCCGAAGAACGAGGTCCTTTTGCTCCTGTGTCCAGTCGATTGTGAGCCGAACTCGACGGGGCGGGACACGCACCGTCGCCGGCTTGCCGCGTCCGCCCGTGATGCGCCCCTCGCCCCGCAGGACGTCGAGAGCACTTCGCGCGACTCCCGGCGAGCATGCCCACAGCTGCGTCAGCTCGCTGACTGACGGCAACGGGTCGCCGGCCTTGAGGTCTTCCGACTCGATCCGCGCACGGAGCGAGTCGGCTATCTGGTGGTGGACCGGCACGGTGCCAGCCGTGGTTTGTGACTGCATGCAGCCATTAGAACAGGAACTTCGCCAGTTCGCTAGCGAACCCCTTGCGCGTCGATCGAGGATCGGCTAGCGTCACTCTCGTCAACTTCGCTAGCGAACTAGCGAACCAGCGAACATGAGGAGGACGTGATGGCGCGGAAGCAGCAGGGGTTCCCGGTCCTGAAGACCGGTTCGGTCGGAAGCTCGTCGGCCTGGTCGCGGTGGTCGTGGTGCTGGTGTTCGTCGTGTCGTCGCCGTTGGAGGCGGCCGGACACGTCAAGCACGTCGTGCACAGCCTGACCACGTTCTTCAGCTCGCTCTGACACCCCCACTGACCAGCACGTTTCTTCGAGAGGACTTCGCAATGGACACCAACGTCTACCGCCGCCGCATCGACGCCACCGTGTCGGCCGCCGACGAGTTCGCCGGTGAGGCGGTCTACCCGGACGGGCTGACCGAAACCGACATCGACGCGCTTCTTCAGGACGTCTACGGCGAGCTGGCCGCCGACGAGCACGCCGCGGAGCGGGCCGTCCGGCACGACTTCAACGACCAGCGCCGG
This sequence is a window from Amycolatopsis benzoatilytica AK 16/65. Protein-coding genes within it:
- a CDS encoding glycosyltransferase, with protein sequence MERPTINPALGLELTPERTLKKEVVSVSVVIPAHNEAETIGEVVEEVREGLDSLGLPLDVLVSASGCTDATAEIAASAGARVVEAPTGKGAAVSAGLAATDGEIVCLIDGDIRYYGDPPLVPLLVEPILNGIADAVVSDLYWRPLYPQLWLYGFFAPLAGSLFPELLPKVGSTPWSGQRAAKRHLWPKSLPKGFTMDLALLLHWNEHALRMRPVLADDWVNPQRPKPDLMRQEHDLLVDEAIRRGRIPADAAERLAGWFETAHELMAQYDPGQDDPQAFEARVLESSLAALRPHLAT
- a CDS encoding GntR family transcriptional regulator gives rise to the protein MQSQTTAGTVPVHHQIADSLRARIESEDLKAGDPLPSVSELTQLWACSPGVARSALDVLRGEGRITGGRGKPATVRVPPRRVRLTIDWTQEQKDLVLRPTEERKVRGAIEMTAGIPIEQLDSSHRYSQVPASEDLAAEFQIEPGATLVRRAYEMTDKATGHRVTWSVSHIPLTLIEGNPDLLDEDKEPWPGGHQHQLYTVGIELGRFERSVIAIQPTTADRQVWGMEPGVPLLQVRSRSIDIDDRVVEISDATYPADRTEIHFTEHLTRWPANYPRYERDEDQ